Part of the Nicotiana tabacum cultivar K326 chromosome 20, ASM71507v2, whole genome shotgun sequence genome, aaaaataaacagaTACATGCCAAAGAGATGAAAAAATAAACAAACTTCTGGTGGTTAtgtatttcaaaaaataaaaaacagaaaCATACATTTTAGATGTTCTTCAAATGGAAATCTAGAGCGCTAAAAGAGTTGTGAGGCAAAACTGTTCATCAGCTTTAGATTGCAAAATATCTGTAATAACAACTTTACATGCTAAAGCATTTAAGTCGGTTTATCACAGACAAGTGCATCTTTGAAGTTCACAGTCTTGAACCCCAAGGGGCGAATTTGGACTATGGTTGCTGGTGGAGGAGCTAGTGTCATCTATGCAGATACTGTACTACACTTCTATCCTTGGGAAATTTTATACCATCAGATCTTCTTTGATTATCTATTCTCTTGTCTAAACATGCTATGTTATTTTAACAGGTAGGCGATCTTGGATATGCTTCTGAACTTGGGAACTATGCAGAATACAGTGGAGCTCCCAATGAAGAAGAGGTCTTGCAGTATGCCAGAGTTGTAATTGATGTAAGGATAAACTAGTTACATAAACTATGTTTCTGACACACCTAATATCTTACAAAAATATCAATTATGAATTCACATTACGCCACATTCTCCGCTCATGCACCCTGAAAGGAAAATTTCACCTTATAGGGAGAAAGATACTGACCATAATCTCATATTACAGTGTGCGACAGCAAATCCTGATGGCCGTAAGAGAGCCCTCGTTATTGGCGGTGGGATAGCCAACTTTACTGATGTTGCTGCTACATTTAGTGGTATTATTCGAGCTCTGAAGGAGAAGGTACAATAACACAATTGGCTGTTCTTAAATGACTTGCTCTGATATTGAGATTTCCTTACTCAACATTTCTTATGACAGGAATCAAAACTTAAAGCAGCAAGAATGCAAATCTTTGTTAGAAGAGGAGGTCCAAACTACCAAAAAGGTCTTGCTAAAATGAGGTCTCTTGGCGAGGAAATTGGTATCCCAATTGAGGTATGAATCCTGCTAGCATCAAACGATTGTTATGCTTTAACTTATCGATTGTTGTTAACTTTTGCTTGCTCCATTTTTTTGTTGCAGGTCTATGGACCTGAGGCAACCATGACTGGCATATGCAAACAGGCAATTGAGTGCATCACTGCAGCTGCATAAATCAACCAACCTCATTCTCCAAGCTGAACTGTTTTAGTTGTCTTTTTTTTGCTATGTATTAGTAGTGTCTTGTTGTATGCCACATATAAGTAATTTGATTTGCATCTTTGACATGTCAAATTTAAAGGGCCATGAACAATGATCTCCACTAATGAATTCAGTTTTCCAATCTCAACATGAAGTCCATCAAAATCGTTGGTTCAAGAATACTTGTACTACATCTTGTGAGCAGAGTGCACTGAACTTCAATCCTTCTTTGAATTAGAAAGGAAACATCTCAATGTTATACTATTGCCTTAAGGTTTTGTTTGGATAATTAGATTCTTTCACATAGTATCAGTGTAACTTTATTAAACTCGTTTTATAACACTACGTGGAGTTGCTTGGACTTCTTTCTCCCTTAAATCATCGGGCCATTTGCATTTATACCcgttttttgtgtcacgttttaacttgtgtccgctttgcaaaaaaattgcaagcgtacccgcttttccgcataacttcagcatacggggctgaagtagcaaagacaatcacgcaaaatttcagcattctagtagtcgggcctgaagtacagctttagagctgaagtttttgttttgtaactggcgagagctgaagtttttgtttcgGACCTGAagtttagctctagagctgaagtttttgttttgtaactagcgaacttcagctctagagctgaagtttttgtttgtaactggaagtttttgtttgtaactggcgaacttcagctctagagctgaagtttttaaaaTCCTTGAGTATGTACTGCTGAAGTTTCTATTTTTGGGGGAGGAAGATTGACCTTTCAAATTCCATATTCTAAGTATGGAGATGGCTTCATTGATTTATTCTAGTAATTCATTAATATACTCGAAAACCTCATTTTCTTCTAAACAGGTCTGCAACAGTTTATCTTGCTAATATTTATATTGAACTTGCTCAGATTCCTCCAAGATAATAGCATTTGAAAGCCTTTCCTTCAATTTTTGCAAGAAATCCTCTGGATCACAAACCAAAGACATGTTGGAAGATCGAAAAGGTAAGTGACACATTTAAGAAAATCGAATAAGAAGAATCAATATACTCATACTGTCttctatatatatagtaagatggcTTCTGAGAAATTGAGTGAAGCCACAGAATGAGAGATATTGTTACATCAATGTTAAGTTTCGGAGAGATATGGAGATCActggaagaaggaggaggagaaaggggaccaaagttgtttaaaaagtaggcacaagttaaaagttttaaaaaaatgggtataggttaaatgagggcgaccaaatagggcgctcCATGCATTTTTTACTAAATCATCCCATCAAGCTACTTAAATTGCTCCATGCCCACTAATTAGCTTATTGTGCTTAATATGATCCCTCTATTCATGcctcaaaaaaataaaagaaaaaaaaaatatcagtccataaaaggacaaaaggataagaaaaatagaaagaaaaaagctCTTCAGTAAACAAAAGAGGACAAAATaatactctctccgtttcaatttatgtgtcttacttttccttttagtttaaaaaataatGCCTCTTTCTCTTTTTGATAACTCCTTAACTCAAACTTTCCACATGGTATATTTAAGACCACAAGATGCAAGGATATTTTGGCACGTTATACACATCTTTAGTTTGAGACCATAAGATTTAAAAGTCTTTCTTACTTTTGTAAACTTTATGCACAGTCAAATTAACATGCATAAACTGAAACAAAGGGAGTAATAATTTAGATCGATCCTTGGTTACACGTGTAGCACAGTGTTAGAGAATACATTAGTACCGGCAGTATGTAACTTCCCAAGGGATACTTATGCATTGACGAAACCAAGTCGTTAATCCCTTAATTTGTCGTGATGAGATCTCCACCATTGATCAAGTCCAGATCAATGGCTCTCCACCTCTTACTTTCCCCACAATAATGTCACGGCCCCAAACCACCATCGATCGTACTTTCCCCACAGTATTACCACttgctagataagccaaaaaaaAATAGACAACAATGAAACATAATAATAAATTACAGAATAAACAAATCTAAAGATAAATAACCATAAATAGAAATCGAGACAGTACACAAATCCTCGGaaactggtaatactgagtcaagAGCTCTAACATATGAGTACAAGTCTGACAATACAATACGCTGTCTGAATCAAATACAATAATgaatgatagaaggagacgccacaGACTGCGATCATAATGCAGTTGTACCTCGGGGCTTCATAGCAGCTGCTACAGTCTCCAAAAGCTTAGATAGGTCCAACTCTCGGATATGCATAAttaagtgcagaatgtagtatgagtacaatcaaccctaagtactcagtaagtatcatgactaacctTGGTAATATAGTGGCAAGAGTGGCCAATGATGCTCACTAATCAAACTTGTACAGTTATGAATATATGTGTATGCAGCAACAGTATCAAAAGCTAGGGGTAGGGAATATGTAAGGCCAACAACGCATATAAAAAAGATGTAGATATGTAACAAGTCAAGACGCACAGttcaacatatagagaagatatgtattgTGTTGCAATCCACCAAGTAAACCAACATATATAGAAGAtatgcaaaaactcaaaacactTATAACTTTTCACAATCCACATGAGGGCGACCCTATGGGGATGAATCCCTATTCACTCGATGTATGACCAATTCACGTGCCATAATCATAACAAccgcgcggacaactcacgtgctacacagaCAGCTTACGCACCAATAATCATAATAACTCCACGTGatgcacaaacaactcacgtgttataacaTAATCACCGCACTAACAACTCACGTACTGCCAAATCAGTctatcacaatatatatatatatatatatacatgaatatGAACACGGATATCAAATTACACACTCCTGGGCTATGGTTAACaacatgctaaagtgtatgcaTGTGCGAAGAGTACAATTATGGCTCAGATCATGCGAATACAACAAATAATAACAAGTATCATGCTCAAATAGAGAATCAATGCCTACACATGTCTCTATCCTGATTTGAGAAACTCGTGTAGTCATACAAATGATCAAAACATGACTTATAGGAAGTACATAGTCAAAATAAGGAATAATAGAAGCCTAAGTCTAATCCGGTCTAAATCATACCTAGCACccgtatatatactcgtcacttCACATATACGTCGCTTTTCACATTTCAATTAGCCAAATAAAGTCACATCCTAAGTGTATTCCctcacacaagattaggcaataTGCTTACTTCAAACGGGGAAAATCAATACTCTAAGAACTCCTTCCCCTTGGAAATTACCTCCAAccagctcaaatctaacaaaaaataacttaataacatcaaacaaagccatttggaatcaattccaaacaataaagcttcaatctttattcaattttcaaaagtcaacaaaagtcaaccccaatcCACATGGTCAAAATCACAGTCAAGAGACAGATCTACACTATCCATAACACCGCGAGTCTAAATATATATTTAGATTTCAAAACCAAATCCAAATCAACCCTCAAAACCTCAATTTTCACTCTCTTAAGTTGTAGAAAAAAATCccatttttttctcaaattttaatattttaggtATTAATAATCTatgtagattcttgaaataacataaaaaattagACCAAAGTCTTGTATGAAAATCTCCAAGTAAAATCACTCCTCTTCAAGAATGGGGTTCAAAATGTGAGAGAATGGGATAAAATCCCTAAATACAAAACTTATATGTTCTACCAAGGGGtatccttcgcgaacgtgacatgtgtctcgcgttcgcaaagcacaagaAGCTTATGCCTAAAAACAACCCTTTGGGTTCGCGGACCTACCTCGTGAATACGATATACAATATGTCTTCCCTTCACGAATGTGGGctggccttcacgaacgcgaagacaaATACTCCAGCTCCCCGCTTCTCCTTCATGAACGCGACCTCATCAGCACGAACGCGTAGCTCTGCAGCCACcaatcttcgcgaatgcgaccctctaggcgcgaacgcgaagaaaaaacTCCTCCAATCCAAAATCCTTCATCACGAATGCGATGCTCACCATGAAGATGCAATgaacaccagacaccagcactTCAGCCAACTTCAAACATGCTCTGGGTGATCTGAAACTTATCCGAGCCATTccagaccccgtccaatcatgccTACAAGTCCATAAACACTATCCGAACCTAGCTAAAGCCTCCAAATACATATAATAATATCACATCAACAAATCAAAGATCAAAATACAAGTTGAACTTTTCTTAAGTTCAAGAACTTTCAAACTTCCAACTAAGCGTCTAATCCTAACCAATCCATATTACATCCAAATATTGCACAAAAGTTTCAAATGATAAAACGAACCTATTTTAAGTTCGAAACAACAATCCAAATATGATATCAggaaagtcaacttccggtcaaacttaggaactctccgaaccttcaaattgccaacttcgacaaatagagccaaagcatcctaggaacctccaaattcaaattcgaacatatgtctaagtccaaaatcatcatacgaacctattggaaccatcgaaTTATTAATATGAGGTtctttacataaaagtcaaaccttgatcaactttTTACAACTTATGCTTCCAACAATAGaattaagtgttccaattcactcccAAACCTCCACAGAACAAAGCCAATTATCCCCGCAAgccacaaaataacaaacaagcatacaaaaaatattaaatagggAAATGAGGCTCAAATAGATAAAACGATCGACTGGGTCATTaattctccccttcttaaacaaacgttcatcctcgaacaagtTTAGAAATATACCTGAAATGCCAAAAAGGTGAGGCTATCTACTCTGTATATAATGTTCGATCTCTCAAGTTTCCTTCTTGACATGTTGACTTCTCCACTAAACCATCATCGATGTAATATCTTTAGAccactttcgaacctgcctatccaaaatgacCACTGACTCTTCCTCATAAGACCAATTCTCATCCAACTGCACCGAGATAAAATCCAACACATATGACCGGTCTTTATGATACTTCCGAATCATGAAAATATAAAACACCAGATGAacgctcgacaagctgggtggcaaagaaaTTTTGTAAGCCACCTTGCCAACTCTTTCCAAGATGTCAAACGGGCCAATGTACCAAGGagtcaactttcccttcttcaaAAATCTCATCATGCCTTTCATAGGCAAAACTCTATGAAGAACCTTAACACCCTCCATGAAAGCCACATCACGAAcattcctatcagcataactcttctgcctggacggCACTGTATGAAGTCagtcctgaatcaactttaccttctcccaagcatcctgaaccaaatctttTCCCAATAATCTTACCTAACTAGACTTAAACCAACCATCCGGAAATCAACACCACCTCCATATAAttcctcatacggagccatatgaatactatATTAGTAgatattattgtaggcaaactccgttaAGGGTATAAATTGATCTCACTAGCCTCCGAAATTAATAACACATGCTCTCAAAATATCCTTCAAGATTTGAATAGTTTGCTCagactgcccatccatctgagggtgaaatgtagCACTGCTCCGAAAATGCAAAGTGAACTAagtatcgtgatttgagatgaCAGAAACAGGTACAACATGAAAACAAATAATCTCTCTGATGTAGATCTTAGCCAACATTTCTAAAGTGTAGAAAGTCataactagaatgaaatgtgccgatttggtcaaccgatcaacaatgacccaaatggtatcaaacttcctcaaagtccatggtaaccctaccacaaaatcctatgtgctcccacttccactccggtatatcaatcttctgaagcaaactacCCAATTTCGGATGCTCATACGTGACTTGTTGATAGTTCAAACACTATAAAACATGtccaacaatatccttcttcatctttctCCGCCAATAATGCTGTTTCAAATCACAATACATCCTTGTAgcacctggataaatagaataccataaactgtgagcctcctcaagaatcaactctctcaagccatcaacattaggaacataaATCCGATCCTGAAGTCGCagtacaccatcatcaccaataatcACCTCCTTAGTACCACCTGgatgcaccgtgtccttaaggacaagcaaatagaaATCATCATACTTGTGAGTCTTAATGTGCTCAAATAAAGATGACTATGAACAACAAAACTGCTTGGCTAAAAAATACTCAATCTCATCAATCTATTGGTGAACGCTTGAACATCCATAGCTAAAGGCCTCTCCTAACTGGAATAAATGccaaactctctgccttcctacttAGGGCGTTTGCTGCCACATGAGACTTTCtcagatgatacaaaatagtgatatcataatcattCCACAACTTCAACAATCTCTGCTACCTCAAATtcagatccttctatttaaataaATATTGAAGACTTCGGTGATGAGTGTAAACCTCAAAatacacgccatataaataatgcctcaaaATCATGAGCATGcaaacaatagctgctaactcgaagccgtggacatgatagttcttctcatggggtttcaactagcgcgaagcataagcaatcaccctaccatcccgCATCAACACAACCAAGGACAATgcatgaagcatcacaatagacagtatacaTCCCCGATCCTGAGGGTAACACCATAACTGGAgttatagtcaaagcagtcttgagattcctaaagctttcctcacactcgtcagaccatctgaacggagcgcctttctgagttaacttggtcaatGAAGCTGAAATAGATGATAACCTCTCCATAAAGCAAAGATAGTACCCATCCAAACCTAAAAACATCCTAATCTTAGTAGCTAtagaaggtctgggccaactctaaactataTCAATCTTTTTcgaatccaccttgatcccatcactagataccacgtggcccaagaatgccactgaatccaaccaaaactcacacttagagaacttagcatacaacttcctttcccttaatatttgaagcacaatccttaatgatgctcgtgctcctccctacTATGGGAATAtgccaagatatcatcaatgaatacaataacaaaagaatccaaataaggctaaAACATTTTGTTCATCAAGTGCGTGAAAGCTATTAGGGaattagtcaaaccaaaagacatcatcaaaaactcataatgccaaTAATGactcctgaaagttgtcttagaaatgaatgaaataacATGGCACAATCAAGGCaagttccacccgcatgcttATCCTACAGCTAATGCATATGCACTCGTCTCCTTGCATATACGCCGCTCTCAACACATagttcacatagcaaatagactcgATTCTATCTTAATTCCCTCAGATCAAAGTTAACTACGATACTTACCTATTTCCGCAACTAAATCAATAATAAACAGTGGTTtttcctttcgaacaagcctccaaactaaCCGAATCTAGCAATAATCATTCAACTAATTCttaataagctttagaaactatccACGAATGAAAAagatttaattttaattaaatttataaagtcaacaaaagtcaaccctgggctcgtGTAGGCAAAATTTGAGGTTTAGATCAAATtttgattacccattcacccccgatcccggttatgtgatttgtttttaaaaatgacctcaatttgaggtctaaatctcaattttataaaatccctaAGTTCTAATTGATACCCTTAATTTGTACTTTGAAATTCATAAATTGATGTTAAAATTCATGGAAAAGTAATGggaattgattgaaaactagttaaagtAGATTAACAAAAAATTTGGGGAGAAAATGTTCTTCAAAAATTGCCGCTAGAGAGCTTAGGGTTGAAAAATATTCTAACATGAGCTAAGTCTTGATTTTCCCAaattttacccagctgcagatgttgcatttgcgaaATACTGGTCGCAAATGAGACCAGTGCAATAGACCCTCAAAAATCGTAAATGCGACATATCCTTTGCATTTGCAAAGTCCCCGCCATTGCAAATGCAGTgcaagcttcgcatttgtgaagcagCCCAAGAATTCTAGTCATCGCAAAAGCGACAAAATGGTCACAAATGCGGACCACttccacttcgcaaatgcgatgatttcTTTGTAAAGCGAAGACCAGCCCCCAACCCATGTTCACATTTGCGAGTCTGACATTGCAAATGCGAGGCTTGCATTTGGTATCAGGttctcgcaaatgtgagacaTACAACTTCACACCAGAAACTATTGAGAACTAGCGGTTCCACACCCAACTGTAacgcatccaaaactcacccgagccccttgagctttaaaccaaacatgcacacaagtgtaacaACATCCTAAAAACTTGTTCGATACCTCAAACCATTAAAACGACATTaaataacaagaatcgatcatcaGAACTCAAGATTTTAACTTAAAACTCAACTTTTTCAATTTTTCACTTAATGCGCCGGAACGCGCTTGGTtcacccgggaccccaaccaaatggGCGTACAAGTACAAAAACATCATGCTAACTTaccagaattgtcaaaacactgaatCAAGGTAGTTTACTAAGaacgttgaccgtagtcaacCCAAGCcttattttaagtcaaaaattagaatgccactgaatctttttcggatccaccttgatcccatcactagataacacgtggcccaagaatcactgaatccaaccaaaactcacacttagagaacctAGCATACAACTACCTTTCCCTCAgaatctgaagcacaatcctcaatgatgctcgtgctcctccctacTATGGGAATAtgccaagatatcatcaatgaatacaataaaaaaagaatccaaataaggctgaaacatattgttcatcaagtgcatgaaaactgttggggaattggtcaaaccaaaagacattaccaaaaactcataatgcccataatgACTCTTGAAAGTTGCCTTAGAAATAAATGAATTcatgatcttcaactgatgatatcccaacctcaagtcaatcttcgagaaaaCCCTAGAACCTTGAAGCTAATCAAAAAATTATCAATGTGAGGTAGTGGATACTTATTATATAAATGGTAAcattgttcaattgcctgtaatcagTACATATTCTCattgaaccatccttcttcttcacaaataacactagtCACCCCCAAGAGAAATACTCGGCCTGATAAACCCCTTACCCAACaactcttgcaactactccttcaacttcttcaattcAGCTGGAGCCATGCAATTTGGTgaaatagatatgggctgagtatCCTACACCAAATTAATACTAAGATCAATATCCATATCAGGTGGCACGCCCAATAGGTCTACAGAGAGCACATTTAGAAtctccctcactactggaacttaCTCTACAGT contains:
- the LOC142174359 gene encoding uncharacterized protein LOC142174359, whose amino-acid sequence is MAPYEELYGGGVDFRMVGLSLVRQKSYADRNVRDVAFMEGVKVLHRVLPMKGMMRFLKKGKLTPWYIGPFDILERVGKVAYKISLPPSLSSVHLVFYIFMIRKYHKDRSYVLDFISVQLDENWSYEEESVVILDRQVRKWSKDITSMMV